The DNA region TGTAATAACAAGACACGACTATGGCCTTAGGTAGAAAGACATAATAGTGGAGGTTTCATTTTCAACCTTTTGCTTTTTCCCTGTTATTTTTGGAGTATCTAGGTGTGTTGGGGTGGTTTCAGGTGGGAGAAATGGGAGAGCTGTCCGAGATATTCCAGTGGAAGGGGGAGGTTCCAAGAGGACTGCCCGATTGGAAAGACGAAGAGAAGGAACACCTGGGTGAAGAGCTTTCGGACGTACTGCTTTACCTTGTTAGGCTCTCTGACATATGTGGCGTTGATCTTGGTAAAGCTGCTCTCCGTAAGCTGGAACTCAATGCCATTAAATACCCAGTCAAGCTCTGCAAGGGCTCCTCCAAAAAGCCCACGCAAATCAACGTGCCAGACAACGACGATGGTAGTTCTAATGGTGGCGTTACGGCCATCAGCAACAGTGACAGCAAAAGCCGCAGTGATGGTGTGTGATCTTCCTCTGATTTCATGTCCCCTTGACTCATCCTCTCTCTTTTTAGGTTCCTAAAGCCTtctctttttgttattttatgccCAAAAATCAATCCCATAATGTGTTTAAGTAGGCTTTCAACTACAGTGTAATAGATGTTTCTTTatgcattctctctctcttggtgATTTGGTGTGGGAATGGGAGGTggtgaaatttacatttctctATGCTTGTTAGTTATTTCAACTAGAGGTGGGTTTTGCTTGTTAAAACACTTGAGATTGGTTCTGCATGAGCACAATCTGGGGTGGCGTGCGCCGCTGTTGCACTGTTCTATGGTGTTTTGTGATCAGAAATCTGGTTGCAGTGCCTTGCTTCTGTAGGGCTGAGGCGTATCCTTCTGCCACGCGAGTGGTAATTTCAGTGGGATGTGTTATATATTTGTTTCTATATGTTTTTTCTATTGatagattaatttatatttgtttgcCTTTGGAGCTTTTCTCGAGGATATTAGTCCTTTTCTTCAAAAGAAGGTTCTTTTGCTGTGTATTAATCGCACAACATTTTCGTGCCTGGTCTAAAGAATACTCACCTTTGCCTTTTTGTAGGGGAGATGGTTGGGATGGATGCCCGCCCATCTTCTTcgtctcatcttcttcattattattaaatcataaatataTGTAACTTTTGCAAACTATGACCAGTTTCATCTGCTGGAATGGCTGTGGCCTCTGCCCTCTCAACAAAAAGGTGCATTGACTTCCTACTATTATGTCCTTGACAGGATCGAGGTTAGATTATAGCTCGCTCTGCTTCTAATTCATTCCTTACAAATatcccaataaaaataaataaaaatatctattatataAGTTACGTTATGGAATAAAGATGGATGTCTATTATTGCAAGGGATCCCAATTTTCGCAATTCTAAATAGTTATTCTACACAAATCCATTTGACTTTTTGAAAAGATTTGCAAACATACTGTATGTCAAATATCTTGATGAGTGCTCAAAACATACTGTATCTCACGTATTCTAGCTTAACTTATCTTGAATGAGGATGTGGGTGCTCTTGCAAGCCACAGCAAGGCCAAGTGCTAAGCAGCTTTTACCAGAACAAACTTTGCCGGCTTCCTGCGTGATAGAAGCATGTAGGCCGTGTGATTCGTGCAAGCAACTCATGGATGTAAATGCCTACAAAGTTTAGCTTctctctagagagagagagtcttgtTTCTCTCTACAACAAGTCCCTCATCGAGGATTCTCATTGTTCTGCCGGAGCGGAGGGCGGAGCCTTGACTCCTCTCATCCTTATCTCTATTCCATTTTTGGGCACAACCTTGGTTATAGGGTTTCTCCTAATTATTTTTctagtgttttttcttttcaccgGTTGGTCTAGGCTTGATCTATCGCATTCTAGTGATCAAATGTTTACCTGCACTCCACCATGTAACTCTCCAACAGCCGACTCACTAATACAATGTGAAACTACTGTGAAAATCTTGGCGCGTGAGTCTCGTGCTCTTCTTCAAACATTTCATGCCAATAAACTGCAGTCCACCACCACCAACCATTGCATCCAATTGTACAACATActgtaaaaaataatcatttaagaCAGTGCCCCCTTTGCAGGAAATGGGCGATGACTAATTTTCTAGTTCCGaaacttgttttattttttatttcactacACTTATT from Juglans regia cultivar Chandler unplaced genomic scaffold, Walnut 2.0 Scaffold_454, whole genome shotgun sequence includes:
- the LOC109019411 gene encoding dCTP pyrophosphatase 1-like isoform X2, with product MAEFAKERDWDQFHSPRNLLLALVGEMGELSEIFQWKGEVPRGLPDWKDEEKEHLGEELSDVLLYLVRLSDICGVDLGKAALRKLELNAIKYPVKLCKGSSKKPTQINVPDNDDGSSNGGVTAISNSDSKSRSDGV
- the LOC109019411 gene encoding dCTP pyrophosphatase 1-like isoform X1, giving the protein MTGFAERSEGVTLEGLRKRMAEFAKERDWDQFHSPRNLLLALVGEMGELSEIFQWKGEVPRGLPDWKDEEKEHLGEELSDVLLYLVRLSDICGVDLGKAALRKLELNAIKYPVKLCKGSSKKPTQINVPDNDDGSSNGGVTAISNSDSKSRSDGV